From Timaviella obliquedivisa GSE-PSE-MK23-08B:
GGCTCATAGTAATCATCCACGTTCAACATTGCGATTATTTCGCCTTTAGCAAGGTTAATTCCTTTGTTCATTGCATCGGATTGTCCCTGATCTTTTTCTGAAATCCAACGGATGTGGGAATATTGGGCAGCATAGCGCTGAATAATTTCTACAGTGCGATCGCTTGATCCCCCATCAATAATGAGGTGCTCAATATCCAGACAAGCTTGATCGAGCACTACATGAATGCATGATTCGATAAAGCGATCGCCGTTATATACAGGAGTAATCACACTAATCATAGTTCACCAATGTAAGAGCAGCCTTGCAAATCGTCAGTTGAGCTCAAGAAGATAGGACTAATCCAACTGCTGAAGTCTATAGATATGGGAACAGGGAAAACGCAGGCGACAACTGGTCTTACATTAAGAAACCGTAATTAAGTAGCATCCTAGTCAGCCTGGAATAATCGTAATACCCCATAATTAAAGTTTCAAACTTTTGTCAGCAAAAAACCTTAAAGATTCTTTGCTAACAAGGGTTTGGAGGATTCGGTTTTCATGCAGACAAAGTATTCGTGAGAGAGCGGAGATTGATATACTTAGGAAGGTTCTGAACAACTGATACTGATATGGTCTATCTCCGATATCATTTGAGGCTCAAAAAAGTTTTCTGTATCCCTAATATTTTGTTGATCTTTTGTGCTAAACAAGAGCGTTTCGATCATAAGTTTATAATTATCAACATCGATATTGATTGCTTTTTGGAAACCTGATCGTTGCCTAGCCTTTCGCAGAAAATGTGCAGCTAAGAAGAACGGAAAGCTCAGTACTAAAGATGTTAACATTTTGCTTGAAATAGCAATTTTGAGCCATTTGATCAATAGTTGAAAAAAATCATCATCTGAGACAATTCCCATTCTGAGAAGTCTCCAAAAGATTTGATGTCGCAAAAATATCTGTTGGATAATTGGAAGATTTAAGCGTTCTCGGTAAGGATTATCTTTTGAAGTCATCCAAATAACATCTTTAATTTGTAGAGAATCTGCGTTTAGAAAAAACTTCTGAGTCACTTGATCTGGGTGTAAGCGCATTGCACAAACCACACTGTCAGTTGCAACAACTGGATATTTAAAGGATAGGGCGACATAGAGCTCCCAATCCCCGATACCAGAAAGTGTCGTATTAAATCCTCCAATCTTATGAAAAATGCCTGTACGGTACATACAAGCGCTTGGAAAGAAGCAGTTAAAGTTCTCTAACTTCGCCCACTGGCTGCTGCTTCTAGAAGCTGGAATATAAGGAGCGAGTGTTTTATAGATCGCAATTTCTTTTTTATCAGAAACCTCCTCAAATTCGATGTAACTTCCAAGACATATACTTGATTCAGGCATCTCTTCAAGTGCTTTTATCTGTAGTTCTAATGCATCAGGAAACAGTAAATCATCGCTATACAGAAATTTCATGAAATCTGTTTGGCACAAAGATGCTCCCCGCATAGCATTTTGAAATTGACCAAGATTTTCATCAAAACGATGATATGCAATGTTCAGGCTTGGAAACTGTTCTACAACCTCTTGTAAATTTTCACTTGATGCATCATCTGCAACAATAACTGTGAAGTTCTTATACGTCTGCCAATGCAAAGAGTTTAATGCTTGCACTAACATCCTAGAACGATTATAAATCGGGATAATGACTGTTAATTTCATTAATTTTTAGATTGTGAATAAAGTTAGATTACTCAAATGAGCAAAGATTTGAGTAGACTGGCTGAACTCAAACACAGCTTTTCTCGTACCTGCAAAACATTGTTGGTCAGTGTCATGGCAAGCTAAAATAGCCCCTTTTACAAGCAGTGGATACCATGCTGCAATATCGAACGCAGTATTAACATAATCATGCAATGCATCAATAAAAATCATGCTGATAGGCGGATACTGCCAAGCCATCGCTGCCGATCCTGATACTGTCCGCTCATGAATTACATTTTTTAAATCGGTAGTTCTAGCCTTAAAGAAAAGTAAATCTTCTTCAAAACCGCCATAGCCAATGTAAGGATCAACAGCAATTACTTGGCGTTGAGTAGATTGGGCTAGCAGTTGAGTAGTAACTCCTCGACATGAACCAACCTCAACTACAACAGTATCTGTAAGATGCTCGGTAGCTGCTAACGCAGCCAACAAATATTGAGCCTGAATGGGTGTAACCGCTGTATCCGAGTAATTTAAATCAGGAATGGATGGTAAGGCGGAAAGAAACTTTTCAGACAATTTATATTTTTCAAAGTTCCACTGAGCCTCTTTTTCAAGAAATCGAGCTTGAATTGTGAACCCAAGCCGCTTTGGATGAAACTTGGAATATTTTTTGATAGAAAATGGATCGGTTTTCATAAGAATAAAGGCTCCAAGAAGTTCTAGACAGTTTGTAGAATTGATAACAATCGTTCGCTATATCGATTCCATGTGTAATTCTGGGCGCGTGCTCTAGCGGCGATTGCCATCCGCGCGCGCAGTTCCCGATCTTCAACTAACTCCTGAATCCGACTTGCAAGCGTTCCTGACTCCTGTTCCGACACAATAAAGCCTTCAACACCATCCCGAACAACAGAACCCGCAGCTTTTGTTGTAATTACGGGTACTCCAGCAGCAAGTGCCTCATAAACCACTTCAGCAGAGCCTTCGGCTAGACTAGGCAACACAAAAATGTCGGCTTGCGCATATTCATGTTGAATTTCGGTGCGAGGCACTCGCCCTAAAAAAGTGAGATGATTCGTTATAGAGTGGTGGCGAACTGTGTCAGATACCCCACCAGCAACTCGAAACTCATATCCTAAGGGATGCAGGGTTTGTGCTGCCATTCCTAAAAGATGAATACCCTTTCGCAAATCGGCAGTGCCTACAAATAGAATACGCTTGTGAACAGGCGTATTCTGCAGTCGAAACCAAGAGTCTCCCACAGCATACGGAACTAAAGCACAGCGTTCGGAGGAAATACCAGACTCTTTCATGCCTTCACATACAAATTCTGAAGGTACGATAAAACGATCGGTGTATTGACAAAGTGCTTGAAACCCCTCGTAGTCCCCCTCAATTACTTTGGATGGCAACATCGGTTCTAAGCCAGGGAATTGTTCTCGTTGCTGTTGCACAATTGAGTGGGTTTGTGGAGCGATATAAACCTCAGAGATGATTTGTAAGCCCTTATCTTTTGCAAACTTAAGAAAAGGAAAGCCTTCACCAAACATTGAGAAGATGTGCGTGGCTTTCCCAACTCCTGCATGGATCATAGCCCGTCCGAACTCGCGTTCATACTGACCGAGAGCTTGATGCTGTTTTAGAGAGTCAGATTTTGCAAATTGTAATCGCAACAGATAGCGCAGGGCAGCACCATCAAACGTACGAACTTTGTCCTGAATTTGCTCTGGTACCTGACGATCAATCAGTCTTTGAATAGCTGGTTTTCTAAAAGGATTTGGACAAATTTTTTGCAACACAGATCCAAGTCCAGCATTACCACACAAATCTGTGTAGAAAGCCTCTAATAATCCCGCCGTTTCAAGTATGGCTGGCACTGCATAGTTGCGCCGCGCTCCAGTTTGAACAGCAATAAATTGGTTCATTCACGTTACCTATGCTTTTGACGTATTATCCAGCGATCGCTCCTGCCTGTGTCGGCTAAAAGCACAATTGTAGTTTTCATTTGTAAATATTTTTATGAAAAAACTTTTGTGGTTGAAGTAATGCATCCTGCCACTTTGCCGCTACTACTGTGTATC
This genomic window contains:
- a CDS encoding glycosyltransferase, yielding MKLTVIIPIYNRSRMLVQALNSLHWQTYKNFTVIVADDASSENLQEVVEQFPSLNIAYHRFDENLGQFQNAMRGASLCQTDFMKFLYSDDLLFPDALELQIKALEEMPESSICLGSYIEFEEVSDKKEIAIYKTLAPYIPASRSSSQWAKLENFNCFFPSACMYRTGIFHKIGGFNTTLSGIGDWELYVALSFKYPVVATDSVVCAMRLHPDQVTQKFFLNADSLQIKDVIWMTSKDNPYRERLNLPIIQQIFLRHQIFWRLLRMGIVSDDDFFQLLIKWLKIAISSKMLTSLVLSFPFFLAAHFLRKARQRSGFQKAINIDVDNYKLMIETLLFSTKDQQNIRDTENFFEPQMISEIDHISISCSEPS
- a CDS encoding class I SAM-dependent methyltransferase; the protein is MKTDPFSIKKYSKFHPKRLGFTIQARFLEKEAQWNFEKYKLSEKFLSALPSIPDLNYSDTAVTPIQAQYLLAALAATEHLTDTVVVEVGSCRGVTTQLLAQSTQRQVIAVDPYIGYGGFEEDLLFFKARTTDLKNVIHERTVSGSAAMAWQYPPISMIFIDALHDYVNTAFDIAAWYPLLVKGAILACHDTDQQCFAGTRKAVFEFSQSTQIFAHLSNLTLFTI
- a CDS encoding glycosyltransferase family 4 protein is translated as MNQFIAVQTGARRNYAVPAILETAGLLEAFYTDLCGNAGLGSVLQKICPNPFRKPAIQRLIDRQVPEQIQDKVRTFDGAALRYLLRLQFAKSDSLKQHQALGQYEREFGRAMIHAGVGKATHIFSMFGEGFPFLKFAKDKGLQIISEVYIAPQTHSIVQQQREQFPGLEPMLPSKVIEGDYEGFQALCQYTDRFIVPSEFVCEGMKESGISSERCALVPYAVGDSWFRLQNTPVHKRILFVGTADLRKGIHLLGMAAQTLHPLGYEFRVAGGVSDTVRHHSITNHLTFLGRVPRTEIQHEYAQADIFVLPSLAEGSAEVVYEALAAGVPVITTKAAGSVVRDGVEGFIVSEQESGTLASRIQELVEDRELRARMAIAARARAQNYTWNRYSERLLSILQTV